The following is a genomic window from bacterium.
TGATGTCGCTCGACTCGTCGAGCACCAGGCTGCTCGCCTCGACCCGGATGTTGCCGCCGTCCCCGCCGACCGCCCGCGCGAGGATCTGGCTGTTGATCAGGACGACGCTGGTCGCGGCCAGGGCGAGATCGCCGCCGCCGCCAGCCCCCTCGGAGACACTCGTACTGATCTCGCTGTCGCTGAGGAAAAGCACGTTCCCTGGAACGACGCCCGGCGGCGTGTCGACCGAGAGCCCCCCGTCCGGGTCGACCGTGACCGGCCCGCCGTTCACGTAGATGTCGCCGCCCTCGCCGAGATCCGCCTCCGCGGTGATCTCGCTCGCGGCGAGCTCGACGTTGGCGGCGCGCAGGTCGATCGTGCCGGCGTCGCCGACGCCGCGGGCCGTCGTCGCGATCCGCACGCCGTTCTGGAGGAGGAGGGACGGGGTCGTGATCCGGATCTCGCCCGCGTTCCCCGTGGCTTCAGGCTCGGAGATGGTCGTGATGCCGGGCGTGATCGCAGGGTTGGTCTGGTTCGCGATCACGACGTCCTCGGTCGCCGTGATCGAGATCGCGCCACCGTCGCCGCGTCCGCGGGTGCTCGAGTCGATCCGGCTGCCGTCGACCACGCGCAGGCGCGCGACCTCGATCGTGATCGCGCCGCCCTGGCCGCCGCCCTCGCGGACCTCCGAGAAGAGCTCGGCCCCGTTCTCGAGCCGGAACTCCTCGGCGCGGATCGTGACCGGGCCGCCGTTGCCCGACTGCTCGTCGCCGCTCAGGTCGCGCGCATTGGAGACGATCGAGACGACTTCTTCGTCGGGCTGTCCCGTGGCGTCGACCCGAACGAGCCCGCCGCGGGCGTCGATGTCGATCGCGCCGGCATCGCCGCCGAAGCGGCTCTCGGTCTGGAGGACCGCGACGCCTTCGAGGGAGACGTTCGCGGCACGGATCACGATGTCGCCGGCGCGCCCGGTTCCCGGGTAGGTCACACGGGTGATGTTGCCGCTCAGGTCGCTCTCGTACTCGAACCGGTAGTTGCCCTCTGGAAAGTCGAAGCTCTCCGAGAACGTGAGGAATCCGTCGCCCGGGAAGTTCTCTTCGAATCCACTCAAGCTCGTGATCGTGCTCGGCGTGTCGATCGTCCGGCCGATCATCGTCAGGTCGCCCGTCAGGTCGATGCCGATCGTGCCGGCGTCGCGGTCGGTCACGGTGAAAGCGCGTAGCTCTCCAGCGTCGAGGGTCAGGTTGCGGCCGAGGACGCGAATGTCGCCGGATCCATTCGCGATCTGGCAACCAAGACCAAGGCAGAACGCGGCGTCGGGTGGGATTCCTCCGCTGCTCACGACGGCGCGATCGCCGATGAATACGTCTCCGCGTGCCGTACCCGGTTGGAAGGAGACGTCGCCGGGCTCGCCGAGTGCCGCGCCTGGCTGGACATCGACGCCGCCGGGGCCGCCGACGCTTACCAGCGTGATCTGTCCGCCTGCGCTGTAGAGCAGCGTCAGCTCGCCTGCGACGCCTGTGCCGCGGATCTCGAGGTCGCCGCCGATGAGCGCGAGGTCGTAGCCCAGACCCGCGGCCGTGTTGCCGAAGCGCGTCTCGAGCTGGGTGTTCTCGACGCGGATCGGTGCAGGCGAGTCCGAGAGGAATCCGAACGCGGTGACCGGCGTCGACGAGAGGACGCTGCTCAAGGGCGTCGTCGCCGAGTAGACCCCGGCCCCGCCGCCGAGGGTCATGTGATCGGCGGTGGACAGGGTCACGTCCCCGCGGACGTCGATGGCGCCACCTTCGCCGACGACGACGCCCGACGGATTGATCATCAGGAACTCGGCGCCCTCGACGTTGGTGCGCAGCACGCCTTCGATCGAGGTGACCTCGCCGCCGGTCACCCGTGAGATGAATCGATCCACGGTGGCGGGACCGTCGAAGGTCGCGGTCTCCCCGCTCTCGAGACCGAAGCGCTCGAAGCTGTGGAACTGGTTGTTGCCGACGGAGACGCCGTGGGTCTCGTCGATCAGGTAGTCGGGACCCGGGAGATCGCCTGCGGTCACACCGGGCAGGGTGTCGTCGAGGGCGATGCTCGACTGCGCCCGGGCCTCTCCGGCGAGGGCAACGCAGAGCAGACAGGACAGCACCGCCGGGGCGACGAGGGCCTGGGCGGGCGGACGCGTCCTGTCCCGGCTCGGCCGGCCGCGGGACGAGGAACCGCGCCTTCGGCGACGGGACGACGGGGGCTTCGGGAAGTCGGGCATGCTCACTCCGTCCGGGACGATACCACCGGCAACACCCCCGCCGGGCATGCGCAGATTGGGGCCCGGGGCCCAGGAACCGCCCGATTCGGTGACCGATTCGACTAGACTGAGGCGGAGTGTCCGCCAGCCCACCCGCTGCGCCTGTGAAGTGCGCGACAGAAGGATGGATTCGGGACGCGCATGCTCTGGAAGACGCGGTCGGGAGGGGCCTCGCCAACCCAATCACCCACGAGGGGCACATGACCGGATGCCAGCGACATCGAGTCGGGAAGGGCCGCGCAGCCGGGCTGCTGCTCGCGGTGGCTTTCCTGTTCGCGGCCTCCGCCGTCCACGGGAAGCCGGCGATCGATGCGCAATGGTCCTCGACGACCGGCATCGGCCGGCCGGGGGGGCACGTCATCGAGGCCGGCCCCGGCGACACCCTCGTCGCGAAGATCTTCCTCCGCGCCGACGAGCTCGGCATCAGCCGCTATTCGATCTCGGTCCGGTTCGACGAGGGGGGCGGCGACGAGCTCGATCTGGTGGGCGTCTCGACGAGCCTGCCCCCGGGCTTCGACGCGGAGCTGCTTCCCAGCCCGGCCAGCCAGACCGACAGCACGCCCACCATGGCCGGCGAGATCCTGAGGATCGGCGCCGAGACCTTCGACGACTACGGCCCGGCGGTCACGAGCTTCGAGATCGCCGAGCTCACGTTCACCGTGAATACCCCCGTCACCGACGGATACGACCTGCGGATCGATCTGATCGATCCCGCCGACCGCATCGTGTCGAACGTGCTCGCACCCCGCGGCCCCGACGTTCGCGGCGGGCGGCTCGCGGTTCACGCGTCGTTGCCCCAGGGCCACGAGGTCGATCTCGACTTCATGGAGCTCGTCCACTTCACGAGCTTCGGGCCGGATCCTGCGACGGGCCTCGGTGAGGTGCCCTACGCCTACTACATCGGTCGCTTCGAGACGACGAACGACGAGTGGGTCGAACTCCTCAACGCGGTCGACCCCACCGGCGCGAACCCGCTCGGCCTCTACGACCCCGAGCAGACCTCGTCCTCGAACGGCGGGATCGACTACTTCCCGGGCAACCCGGCCGGCGAGAAGTACGCGTCCAAGCCGAATCGCGGACGCTTTCCCGTCAACTTCGTCGACTGGTTCGACGCGCTCCGGTACGTCAACTGGCTCGAGAACGGCAAGATGGACGGGGGGGACACCGAGGTCGGTTCGTACAACCTCCTCACGTCGCCGGTCACGGATCTCGGCGGCGCGTTCGGGCTGCCGACCGAGAACGAGTGGTACAAGGCCGCCTACGGACGTCCGATCGACGGCTTCTGGTGGCTCTACCCGATCCAGTCCAACTCGCCCCCCGGCGTCGCCACCTGCAACTTCTCGACGCGGACGGTGAACAACCCGTCGAGCACGACGGTCAACTATTCCTCGGCCTGCGGCTATCCCGTCGAGGTCGGCACGGCGCGCGCGGGTCAGACCACGAACGGCACCCAGGACCAGGCGGGCAACGTCTCCGAGTGGATCTACGCGCTCTCGGGCGACGGACTCTTCGCGAAGCACCGGGGAAGCCACTTCGACGAGTACACGGCGCCGCTCGAGAGCACCTTCGGCGGGACCTTCTCGCCGACCGGCACGAGCACCGACTTCATCGGCTTCCGGATCGTGCACCGGCGCGACAGTCCGGACTCGGACGCGGACGGAATCCAGGATCGGTTCGGTGCGAGCACCTTCGACATCTGCTTCGGCGGCCAGAACTTCGGCTGTCGGGACAACTGCAACGACGTCCGGAACCCCGACCAGACGGACACCGACGGCGACGGCGTCGGTGACGCCTGCGACACCTGCCCCTACGACTGGAATCCCCTCGAGACCTTCGACCTCTTCGGCGACGACGAGTTCTTCATCCCCGGGCAGCACGATACGGACGGGGACGGACTGGGCGACATCTGCGACGACGACGTGGACGGGGACGGAATTCCCAACGAGAGCGATCCCGACGCGGACGGGGATGGGGTGATGGACTCCGGTGCGCCCTGGATCTGCGGGCAGGAGCCGTCCGGCCAACCGTGCAACGACAACTGCCCGGGGATCCCGAATTCCGCGCAGTTCGACTGCGACGTGGACGGATTCGGCGATCAGTGCGACTACCGGCTGGACGTCGGGGCGGGGCCCGATCTCGACGGCGACGGCGTCGGCGACCGGAACGACGTCTGCCCGGGCTTCCTCGATCCCGACCAGAGCGACTTCGATCGCGACGGGTTCGGGGACGTGTGCGATCTCTGCCCGACGGTCAACGAGGAGATCCAGATCGACGCGGATCTCGACGGCGTCGGCGACGCCTGCGACGTCTGCCCCTTCGACTACGACCCAGGCCAGGCGGATGCGGATCTCGACGGGGTCGGCGACGCCTGCGATCTCGGCCTCGACACGGACGGCGATGGCGTGCCCGACGCCGACGACGGGTGTCCGCTGGTCTTCGAGACGTCGTCGGCGGACACCGACGGGGACGGGATCGGGGACGCCTGTGACCCGACGGTCGAGGTCTCGCAGACGGACTTCATGGACGCGACCGGCTACAACGGCTGCAACTTCGACTCCGACAACGACGAGTTCTTCGAGACCGCAGCGGGAGGCTCGACGTTCCAGTGGCTCTACAACGGGAGTGATGCAACTGGCGAGTGCTTCCTGACGGGCGACCTGGACGAGAACGGCTTCGTACCGTGGGGCTACGTTCCGACGGGTCCCTCCGGTGCGGACTGCTGCGTATACAGCTACGCGCAGGACGAGAGCGACCCGAATCCCTCGGTCGTGATGGTGACCGTCGAGTTCGGCGGCGCGATGGTCGACACGACGAACTCGGACGCGGACTTCGTCTACGACACCTGCGACAACTGCCCCGCGATCACGAACGCCGACCAGGCCGATCTCGACGGAGACGAGGTCGGCGACGTCTGCGACAACTGTCCGAACGATCCGAACCCGAGCCAGGCGGACACCGACGGCGACGGGATCGGCGACGCCTGCGACGCGATCCTCGGTCCGGAGCCCGACGGGCTCACGATGTTCTGGATCGGGTTGCTCGCGGCGGCGGCTCTCGCTCGCGTCCGTGTTCGCGCCGCGATCGGCTAACGAAGCCCACGCTGGCGACCGGAACTGGTCCGCCTAGAGCCCGCTCCCGATCAGGAGACTGCCTAGAGCCAGCTCCCGATCAGGAGAAAGGGCGCCCAGTAGGCCGGGTGGCGGTGGCGATCGCTCGCCAGGAGCGCCCGCTGGGCCTCGGCGAGCGACACGGCGCGGGAGCGCGGCGACACGGGATCGAAGACACCGCGGTAGAAGCGCTCCGCGATCTCGCTCGCGGCGGAGTCGTTCACGACCCAGAGCGTGCCGATCGCGCTGCGCGCGCCGGACTGGACGGCCAGCCCGGCGAGTCCCATGGCCGCCTCGTCGTCCCCCGCCGCCGTCTCGCAGGCGCTCAGCATCAGGAGCTCGAGGGGCTCCTCGCGGTCGCGGAAGAGGGCCAGGTAGTCGCTGAGCGCCGACATCGAGATCCGGCCGTCGTGGGTCAGGACGAAGGCGTCGTCCTTGCTGTCGAAGCGCGCGTGGGTCGCCACGTGGAGCACGCTGATCGGACGCGTCGACAGGCCGCGCTCGACCCGGGGCGGCGTGAAGGTCTCGTTCAGCAGCACGTCGGTCTCGAGGATCTGCGAGACCGCCTCGATCTCCGCTTCGACGAAGGGGAGGGAGGCGAAGCCGTCGATCGGGACCGAGAGGCCGCCGGCGAGGGCGAGGCGATTCGGGGAGGCGAGGGGGCGGGGGACCGTGAGGTCGATCCCGGGCGTCGTCGCGAGGGCGAAGCGCTCGACCAGGTGGCGCTCGCCGTCGTGGAGCGCCGCCATGGGCAGCGCGCGAAGCGCCTTGTCCGGCACGAAGACCAGGGTCCGGGTCCCCCACGCCTCGAGCTCGTCCTCGATCGGTCGGATCAGCCAGTCGTAGAGCGAGCGGGCGGGGCGGAGGTAGCGGCGGTGGCTGCGGATCTCGATCAGCTGCCGGAACTCCGCGGCGGTGGCGCGCAGACGCTCCCGGGGAACCGGGACGGCTCGACGGAAGCGGCCCTTCGGACTCGTGACGACGAGCTCCAGCCGATCGTCCAGCGCGATCGGGTAGATCAGCGCCGCCCCGGGATCGACCTGTCCGGCCTCGACACGTCGCTGGAGCGCCGCGTCCACGCATTCGTCGTCGAAGTAGTCGCGAAGCTCCTGGGCCTTCTGGCGCTCGAGGGAGCGCTGGGCGAGGGCCAGGTCGTCGTCGCGCTGGGCGCCCGACGGCGCAGGGCGGGCCGCGCGCTGGAGCAGGAGATCGACGTAGGCGAGGTGGACGGCCTGGAGCCGCGCGGCGGAGAGGCTCGGGTCGAGGCCGTAGCTGCGCGCGCGCAGGGGGCGCAGCAGCTCCGCCTCGTCGAGGGCCTGCGCGTACGCCGCGAGGGCCGCCTCCGGGTCGCCGCTCTCCCGGTGGAGCTCTGCGGAGGCGAGCCATGCCCGGTAGCGCGCGACCGGATCGTCGGCGCGCGTCGCGGCGGCGACGGCCCGGTCGAGCAGGGTGAGCGCTGCCGGGTTCTGGCCGTCCGCGCGGTAGAGCCGTGCGAGGGTGAGGAGCGCCATGCCCTGGGCGCGCTCGTCGTCGGTCGACTCGGCGAGGGTCAGCGCTTCGCGCGCCGCCGCGTGGGCGTTTCGTCGCGCCGGCGCGTCGATCGCGCCCGCGTCC
Proteins encoded in this region:
- a CDS encoding filamentous hemagglutinin N-terminal domain-containing protein, which gives rise to MPDFPKPPSSRRRRRGSSSRGRPSRDRTRPPAQALVAPAVLSCLLCVALAGEARAQSSIALDDTLPGVTAGDLPGPDYLIDETHGVSVGNNQFHSFERFGLESGETATFDGPATVDRFISRVTGGEVTSIEGVLRTNVEGAEFLMINPSGVVVGEGGAIDVRGDVTLSTADHMTLGGGAGVYSATTPLSSVLSSTPVTAFGFLSDSPAPIRVENTQLETRFGNTAAGLGYDLALIGGDLEIRGTGVAGELTLLYSAGGQITLVSVGGPGGVDVQPGAALGEPGDVSFQPGTARGDVFIGDRAVVSSGGIPPDAAFCLGLGCQIANGSGDIRVLGRNLTLDAGELRAFTVTDRDAGTIGIDLTGDLTMIGRTIDTPSTITSLSGFEENFPGDGFLTFSESFDFPEGNYRFEYESDLSGNITRVTYPGTGRAGDIVIRAANVSLEGVAVLQTESRFGGDAGAIDIDARGGLVRVDATGQPDEEVVSIVSNARDLSGDEQSGNGGPVTIRAEEFRLENGAELFSEVREGGGQGGAITIEVARLRVVDGSRIDSSTRGRGDGGAISITATEDVVIANQTNPAITPGITTISEPEATGNAGEIRITTPSLLLQNGVRIATTARGVGDAGTIDLRAANVELAASEITAEADLGEGGDIYVNGGPVTVDPDGGLSVDTPPGVVPGNVLFLSDSEISTSVSEGAGGGGDLALAATSVVLINSQILARAVGGDGGNIRVEASSLVLDESSDINADSVFGQDGNQDFTSPEAVIRVERPNVPAEIRDATAFLREACAAREGGAVASLVLQRHSGLAPAPAGPLAVATPVPTPGPASASAETPPEPANEVEPDERVVASADAGPVVVRVTCPG
- a CDS encoding thrombospondin type 3 repeat-containing protein; translation: MTGCQRHRVGKGRAAGLLLAVAFLFAASAVHGKPAIDAQWSSTTGIGRPGGHVIEAGPGDTLVAKIFLRADELGISRYSISVRFDEGGGDELDLVGVSTSLPPGFDAELLPSPASQTDSTPTMAGEILRIGAETFDDYGPAVTSFEIAELTFTVNTPVTDGYDLRIDLIDPADRIVSNVLAPRGPDVRGGRLAVHASLPQGHEVDLDFMELVHFTSFGPDPATGLGEVPYAYYIGRFETTNDEWVELLNAVDPTGANPLGLYDPEQTSSSNGGIDYFPGNPAGEKYASKPNRGRFPVNFVDWFDALRYVNWLENGKMDGGDTEVGSYNLLTSPVTDLGGAFGLPTENEWYKAAYGRPIDGFWWLYPIQSNSPPGVATCNFSTRTVNNPSSTTVNYSSACGYPVEVGTARAGQTTNGTQDQAGNVSEWIYALSGDGLFAKHRGSHFDEYTAPLESTFGGTFSPTGTSTDFIGFRIVHRRDSPDSDADGIQDRFGASTFDICFGGQNFGCRDNCNDVRNPDQTDTDGDGVGDACDTCPYDWNPLETFDLFGDDEFFIPGQHDTDGDGLGDICDDDVDGDGIPNESDPDADGDGVMDSGAPWICGQEPSGQPCNDNCPGIPNSAQFDCDVDGFGDQCDYRLDVGAGPDLDGDGVGDRNDVCPGFLDPDQSDFDRDGFGDVCDLCPTVNEEIQIDADLDGVGDACDVCPFDYDPGQADADLDGVGDACDLGLDTDGDGVPDADDGCPLVFETSSADTDGDGIGDACDPTVEVSQTDFMDATGYNGCNFDSDNDEFFETAAGGSTFQWLYNGSDATGECFLTGDLDENGFVPWGYVPTGPSGADCCVYSYAQDESDPNPSVVMVTVEFGGAMVDTTNSDADFVYDTCDNCPAITNADQADLDGDEVGDVCDNCPNDPNPSQADTDGDGIGDACDAILGPEPDGLTMFWIGLLAAAALARVRVRAAIG
- a CDS encoding CHAT domain-containing protein encodes the protein MSAGRRLADAPVIATVATLVALVALNASADPAATSARVAEAIAASERAQARGDLVSAQAPLEAARRMAEESNDTGLRAAVLAARGHLAMTLESPAAARRLLEAARTEAEQAQADALLAAIDVHLGNSHALEAALREGGARAEAWTAARAAYLAALARLDATTGDATEDDAVLRARARANLARASVASGAPDAGAAIEAASKAIDRVDAEAPRSALLLHLAETLAPRDAGAIDAPARRNAHAAAREALTLAESTDDERAQGMALLTLARLYRADGQNPAALTLLDRAVAAATRADDPVARYRAWLASAELHRESGDPEAALAAYAQALDEAELLRPLRARSYGLDPSLSAARLQAVHLAYVDLLLQRAARPAPSGAQRDDDLALAQRSLERQKAQELRDYFDDECVDAALQRRVEAGQVDPGAALIYPIALDDRLELVVTSPKGRFRRAVPVPRERLRATAAEFRQLIEIRSHRRYLRPARSLYDWLIRPIEDELEAWGTRTLVFVPDKALRALPMAALHDGERHLVERFALATTPGIDLTVPRPLASPNRLALAGGLSVPIDGFASLPFVEAEIEAVSQILETDVLLNETFTPPRVERGLSTRPISVLHVATHARFDSKDDAFVLTHDGRISMSALSDYLALFRDREEPLELLMLSACETAAGDDEAAMGLAGLAVQSGARSAIGTLWVVNDSAASEIAERFYRGVFDPVSPRSRAVSLAEAQRALLASDRHRHPAYWAPFLLIGSWL